From a region of the Tursiops truncatus isolate mTurTru1 chromosome 2, mTurTru1.mat.Y, whole genome shotgun sequence genome:
- the ISLR gene encoding immunoglobulin superfamily containing leucine-rich repeat protein isoform X1 produces the protein MTSGGRMQELRLLCWVVLVGLVQACPEPCDCGEKYGFQIADCAYRDLEAVPPGFPANVTTLSLSANRLPSLPEGAFREVPLLQSLWLAHNEIRRVAAGALAPLGQLKSLDLSHNLISDFAWSDLNNLSALQLLKMDSNELTFIPRDAFRSLRALRSLQLNHNRLHTLAEGTFTPLTALSHLQINDNPFDCTCGIVWFKTWALTTAVSIPEQDNITCTSPHVLKGTRLNRLLPLPCSAPSVQLTYQPSQDGAELRPGFVLALHCDVDGQPAPQVHWHIQTPGGTVEIASPNVGADGRALPGVLAASSRPRFQAFANGSLLIPDFGKLEEGTYSCLATNELGSAESSVNVALATPGEGGEDALGRRFHGKAAEGKGCYTVDNEVQPSGPEDNVVIIYLSRTGGPEAAAAGGGVSGKQPPGLLLLGQSLLLLFLTAF, from the exons ATGACCTCGG GAGGTAGGATGCAGGAGCTGCGTCTGCTGTGCTGGGTGGTCCTTGTGGGCCTGGTGCAGGCCTGTCCCGAGCCCTGCGACTGTGGGGAAAAGTACGGCTTCCAGATCGCCGACTGTGCCTACCGTGACCTGGAGGCCGTGCCACCCGGCTTCCCGGCCAACGTGACCACGTTAAGCCTGTCGGCCAACCGGCTACCGAGCTTACCAGAGGGCGCCTTCAGGGAGGTGCCCCTGCTGCAGTCGCTGTGGCTGGCGCACAATGAGATCCGCAGGGTGGCCGCTGGTGCCCTGGCCCCTCTGGGCCAACTCAAGAGCCTGGACCTCAGCCACAACCTCATCTCTGACTTTGCCTGGAGCGATCTGAACAACCTCAGCGCCCTCCAGCTGCTCAAGATGGATAGCAACGAGCTGACCTTCATCCCCCGCGACGCCTTCCGCAGCCTTCGCGCCCTGCGCTCACTGCAGCTCAATCACAACCGCTTGCACACACTGGCAGAGGGCACCTTCACGCCGCTCACCGCGCTGTCCCACCTGCAGATCAACGATAACCCCTTCGACTGTACCTGTGGCATCGTGTGGTTCAAGACGTGGGCCCTGACCACTGCTGTGTCCATCCCAGAGCAGGATAACATCACCTGCACTTCACCCCACGTGCTCAAGGGCACACGGCTGAACCGCCTGCTGCCGCTGCCTTGCTCGGCACCCTCGGTGCAGCTCACTTACCAGCCCAGCCAGGACGGCGCCGAGCTGCGTCCCGGCTTCGTGCTGGCGCTCCACTGCGACGTGGACGGGCAGCCAGCCCCCCAGGTTCACTGGCACATCCAGACGCCCGGCGGCACCGTGGAGATTGCCAGCCCCAACGTGGGTGCCGATGGGCGTGCCCTACCCGGTGTCCTGGCAGCCAGCAGCCGGCCGCGCTTTCAGGCCTTTGCCAATGGCAGCCTGCTCATCCCCGACTTCGGCAAGCTGGAGGAGGGCACCTATAGCTGCCTGGCCACCAACGAGCTCGGCAGTGCGGAGAGCTCGGTGAACGTGGCACTGGCCACACCAGGCGAGGGTGGCGAGGATGCACTGGGGCGCAGGTTCCACGGCAAAGCGGCCGAGGGTAAGGGTTGCTACACAGTTGACAATGAGGTGCAGCCGTCAGGTCCTGAGGACAACGTCGTCATCATCTACCTCAGCCGTACTGGGGGCCCcgaggctgcagcagcaggaggaggggTCTCTGGGAAGCAGCCCCCAGGGCTGCTCCTGCTGGGCCAgagcctcctcctcctcttcctcactgcCTTctag
- the ISLR gene encoding immunoglobulin superfamily containing leucine-rich repeat protein isoform X2, with amino-acid sequence MQELRLLCWVVLVGLVQACPEPCDCGEKYGFQIADCAYRDLEAVPPGFPANVTTLSLSANRLPSLPEGAFREVPLLQSLWLAHNEIRRVAAGALAPLGQLKSLDLSHNLISDFAWSDLNNLSALQLLKMDSNELTFIPRDAFRSLRALRSLQLNHNRLHTLAEGTFTPLTALSHLQINDNPFDCTCGIVWFKTWALTTAVSIPEQDNITCTSPHVLKGTRLNRLLPLPCSAPSVQLTYQPSQDGAELRPGFVLALHCDVDGQPAPQVHWHIQTPGGTVEIASPNVGADGRALPGVLAASSRPRFQAFANGSLLIPDFGKLEEGTYSCLATNELGSAESSVNVALATPGEGGEDALGRRFHGKAAEGKGCYTVDNEVQPSGPEDNVVIIYLSRTGGPEAAAAGGGVSGKQPPGLLLLGQSLLLLFLTAF; translated from the coding sequence ATGCAGGAGCTGCGTCTGCTGTGCTGGGTGGTCCTTGTGGGCCTGGTGCAGGCCTGTCCCGAGCCCTGCGACTGTGGGGAAAAGTACGGCTTCCAGATCGCCGACTGTGCCTACCGTGACCTGGAGGCCGTGCCACCCGGCTTCCCGGCCAACGTGACCACGTTAAGCCTGTCGGCCAACCGGCTACCGAGCTTACCAGAGGGCGCCTTCAGGGAGGTGCCCCTGCTGCAGTCGCTGTGGCTGGCGCACAATGAGATCCGCAGGGTGGCCGCTGGTGCCCTGGCCCCTCTGGGCCAACTCAAGAGCCTGGACCTCAGCCACAACCTCATCTCTGACTTTGCCTGGAGCGATCTGAACAACCTCAGCGCCCTCCAGCTGCTCAAGATGGATAGCAACGAGCTGACCTTCATCCCCCGCGACGCCTTCCGCAGCCTTCGCGCCCTGCGCTCACTGCAGCTCAATCACAACCGCTTGCACACACTGGCAGAGGGCACCTTCACGCCGCTCACCGCGCTGTCCCACCTGCAGATCAACGATAACCCCTTCGACTGTACCTGTGGCATCGTGTGGTTCAAGACGTGGGCCCTGACCACTGCTGTGTCCATCCCAGAGCAGGATAACATCACCTGCACTTCACCCCACGTGCTCAAGGGCACACGGCTGAACCGCCTGCTGCCGCTGCCTTGCTCGGCACCCTCGGTGCAGCTCACTTACCAGCCCAGCCAGGACGGCGCCGAGCTGCGTCCCGGCTTCGTGCTGGCGCTCCACTGCGACGTGGACGGGCAGCCAGCCCCCCAGGTTCACTGGCACATCCAGACGCCCGGCGGCACCGTGGAGATTGCCAGCCCCAACGTGGGTGCCGATGGGCGTGCCCTACCCGGTGTCCTGGCAGCCAGCAGCCGGCCGCGCTTTCAGGCCTTTGCCAATGGCAGCCTGCTCATCCCCGACTTCGGCAAGCTGGAGGAGGGCACCTATAGCTGCCTGGCCACCAACGAGCTCGGCAGTGCGGAGAGCTCGGTGAACGTGGCACTGGCCACACCAGGCGAGGGTGGCGAGGATGCACTGGGGCGCAGGTTCCACGGCAAAGCGGCCGAGGGTAAGGGTTGCTACACAGTTGACAATGAGGTGCAGCCGTCAGGTCCTGAGGACAACGTCGTCATCATCTACCTCAGCCGTACTGGGGGCCCcgaggctgcagcagcaggaggaggggTCTCTGGGAAGCAGCCCCCAGGGCTGCTCCTGCTGGGCCAgagcctcctcctcctcttcctcactgcCTTctag